The following are encoded in a window of Gossypium arboreum mitochondrion, complete genome genomic DNA:
- the nad4 gene encoding NADH dehydrogenase subunit 4, with the protein MLEHFCECYSDLSGPILCPVLGSITPLFIPNSRIRLIRLIGLCASFITFLYSPVPRIQFDPSTAKSQFVESLRWLPYENINFFLGIDGISLFFVILTTFLIPICILVGWSGMRSYGKEYITASLIREFLMIAVFRMLDLLLFYVFPESVPIPMFIIGVWGSRQRKIKAAYQFFLYTLLGSVFMLLAILLILLQTGTTDLQISLTTEFSERRQIFLWIASFASFAVKVPMVPVHIWLPEAHVEAPTAGSVILAGIPLKLGTYGFLRFSIPMFPEATLCFTPFIYTLSAIAIIYTSLTTSRQIDLKKIIAYSSVAHMNLVTIGMFSRANIQGIGGSIPPMLSHGLVSSALFLCVGVLYDRHKTRLVRYYGGLVSTMPNLSTIFFSFTLANMSSPGTSSFIGEFLILVGAFQRNSLVATLAALGMILGAAYSLWLYNRVVSGNLKPDFLHKFSDSNGREVSIFIPFLVGVVWMGVHPKVFPDCMHTSVSNLVQHGKFH; encoded by the exons ATGTTAGAACATTTCTGTGAATGCTATTCTGATCTAAGTGGTCCTATTCTGTGTCCCGTGCTAGGAAGCATTACTCCTCTTTTCATTCCAAATTCAAGAATACGACTGATACGATTGATTGGTCTGTGTGCCTCTTTTATTACTTTTTTGTATTCTCCTGTTCCTCGGATACAATTCGATCCTTCTACGGCCAAATCTCAATTTGTGGAAAGCCTTCGATGGCTTCCTTATGAAAACATCAATTTTTTTTTGGGTATAGACGGTATCTCTTTATTCTTCGTGATATTGACCACATTTCTGATCCCTATTTGCATTTTGGTGGGTTGGTCTGGTATGAGAAGTTATGGGAAAGAGTATATTACAGCATCTCTAATTCGTGAATTTCTAATGATCGCCGTGTTCCGCATGCTGGATCTTCTACTATTCTATGTTTTTCCCGAAAGCGTGCCAATCCCTATGTT TATTATAGGGGTATGGGGTTCGAGACAAAGAAAGATCAAGGCAGCATATCAGTTTTTCCTTTATACTTTACTTGGATCTGTTTTTATGCTATTAGCTATTCTGTTGATTCTTCTCCAAACAGGAACCACCGATTTACAAATATCATTAACCACAGAATTTAGTGAGCGGCGCCAAATCTTTCTATGGATTGCTTCTTTCGCCTCTTTCGCCGTCAAAGTGCCTATGGTACCTGTTCATATTTGGTTACCCGAAGCTCATGTAGAGGCACCTACGGCAGGATCCGTCATCTTGGCAGGAATTCCTTTAAAATTAGGAACCTACGGGTTTTTAAGATTTTCAATACCCATGTTTCCCGAAGCGACACTTTGTTTTACTCCTTTCATTTATACTTTAAGCGCGATTGCTATAATATATACTTCCTTGACCACTTCAAGACAGATCGATCTTAAGAAGATCATTGCTTACTCCTCAGTAGCCCATATGAATCTGGTGACTATTGGTATGTTTAGTCGGG CGAACATACAGGGAATTGGAGGTAGCATTCCACCGATGTTAAGTCATGGACTGGTTTCTTCAGCCCTTTTTCTATGTGTTGGTGTTCTATATGACCGACATAAGACTCGACTTGTTAGATATTACGGAGGTTTAGTGAGCACCATGCCGAATCTCTCTACCATTTTCTTTTCTTTTACTTTGGCCAATATGAGTTCACCTGGTACTAGCAGCTTTATCGGGGAATTTCTCATCTTAGTAGGAGCTTTCCAAAGAAATAGCTTAGTAGCCACATTAGCCGCGCTTGGGATGATTTTAGGCGCGGCGTATTCCCTTTGGCTATATAATCGTGTGGTTTCTGGAAATTTAAAACCCGATTTCCTCCATAAATTCTCCGATTCAAATGGCAGAGAAGTTTCTATATTTATACCTTTTCTTGTTGGAG